The Phyllopteryx taeniolatus isolate TA_2022b chromosome 17, UOR_Ptae_1.2, whole genome shotgun sequence genome window below encodes:
- the il13ra2 gene encoding interleukin-13 receptor subunit alpha-2 encodes MLMAFKLAYRASLMVLLICTDKLHCNVDPPEEIKIIDPGHLGRLEITWTLPSSLINIQEGAIHYQLEYFNAYTKSWDVIQTPQRTYSAQFDLMKDISVRVYTLLGGSCTNNTWIKSLNYKELVQKPPGTDRQAVKDFGCVFYNMEHMICNWNKHPNSPASSQLHMYYWHKELEKTEECPKYLFTNEVKSGCNFTGQHFSVFTDINFCVNGSSSEGPLWPTYASIQIQNFVKPDHADKPDLLTGRLAHINLLWRKPDGRVPEHCLEWEVEHTKEGPHGKNESVR; translated from the exons ATGCTGATGGCATTTAAACTGGCTTACAGAGCTTCACTGATGGTGCTCTTAATTTGCACGGACAAGTTGCATTGCAATG TGGATCCCCCCGAGGAGATTAAAATCATAGATCCTGGTCATCTTGGCCGTCTGGAGATAACATGGACTCTGCCATCCAGTTTAATTAATATCCAAGAAGGTGCTATACATTACCAGTTGGAATACTTCAACGCATATACGAAGAGTTGGGAC GTTATTCAGACGCCTCAGAGGACATACAGCGCTCAGTTTGATCTGATGAAGGACATCAGCGTGAGAGTGTACACCCTGCTGGGTGGATCCTGCACTAATAACACTTGGATCAAGAGTCTAAACTACAAAGAACTGGTGCAGAAACCTCCTGGCACAG ATCGTCAGGCCGTGAAAGattttgggtgtgtgttttATAACATGGAGCACATGATCTGCAATTGGAATAAACACCCAAACTCTCCAGCCTCCTCACAGTTGCATATGTACTACTG GCACAAAGAACTGGAAAAAACAGAGGAGTGTCCTAAGTACCTCTTTACAAATGAAGTCAAGAGTGGCTGCAACTTTACAGGACAACATTTCTCCGTTTTTACTGACATCAACTTCTGTGTTAATGGCTCCTCTTCCGAAGGCCCCCTTTGGCCTACGTATGCCTCCATTCAAATCCAAAACTTTG TGAAACCTGATCATGCGGACAAGCCCGATCTGCTGACAGGTCGACTCGCCCATATCAACCTTCTCTGGAGGAAACCTGATGGGAGAGTTCCTGAGCACTGCCTAGAATGGGAGGTGGAGCACACCAAAGAAGGCCCTCATGGGAAAAATGAATCTGTACGTTAG
- the LOC133467470 gene encoding transmembrane protein 47-like — protein sequence MVADGAQAHSSSSGFFHGDGPTAVCDERTMSVNDMYVLRPFKLIALLCVFLALCLDLVALLSPAWVTADHFSLSLWESCSQSEARQPGDEASWSCFSTLTSDWQIATLVLLVGGAVATLVAFLVGLISLCHGTQRKHYHTVAVLLFTAVVLQACALVLYPIKFIDGTVLQTYHEFNWGYGLGWGATIFMLGGGVLFCLRTDIYEDAMY from the exons ATGGTGGCAGACGGCGCACAGGcacactcctcctcctcgggATTTTTCCACGGCGACGGCCCCACGGCGGTGTGCGACGAGAGGACCATGTCGGTGAACGACATGTACGTGCTGCGGCCCTTCAAGTTGATCGCGCTGCTGTGCGTCTTCCTGGCGCTGTGCTTGGACCTGGTGGCTCTGCTCAGTCCGGCCTGGGTCACGGCCGACCACTTCTCCCTGTCCCTGTGGGAGTCGTGCTCCCAGTCCGAGGCCAGGCAGCCGGGCGACGAGGCTTCGTGGAGTTGCTTCTCCACTCTCACTTCTG ACTGGCAGATCGCTACCCTGGTGCTGCTTGTGGGTGGTGCTGTGGCAACCCTGGTGGCCTTTTTAGTGGGCCTCATTTCCCTCTGCCATGGGACGCAGAGGAAACATTACCACACAGTGGCCGTGTTGCTCTTTACTGCAG TTGTGCTACAGGCCTGCGCTCTGGTCTTGTACCCAATCAAGTTCATCGACGGGACGGTACTGCAGACGTATCACGAATTCAACTGGGGCTACGGCCTCGGCTGGGGAGCCACCATTTTCATGCTGGGCGGCGGAGTCCTCTTCTGCCTGCGGACGGACATATACGAGGATGCCATGTACTGA